A part of Paludisphaera rhizosphaerae genomic DNA contains:
- a CDS encoding DUF1559 domain-containing protein, translated as MPYPSRRSRRRAFTLIELLVVIAIIAVLIALLLPAVQAARAAARRLQCVNNLKQIGLGLHNYHSANDAFPMGAGLPGGPDRNVLNGPSVLVYLLANVEQQALSNAFNFSIGAVYGSTPDLFRINLTVINTSVTLYLCPSDSPVTIATGKPTNYAASLGPQFRHDGDPGGGVGVGMFAVLRAYGMNSVTDGTSNTVAFSEILTGDFDVPRVNGAERYPKLAWPSGTSVQDGFAVGTGNEQTVPGEPGQGYLAQYVRLCIAAVKAGDIVVNDTAGLYWASGRTVSGPLNTMLSTPNSTVPDCGSLTGANGMFAMRSHHTGGVNTLLADGSVRFIKDSVNPMTWWSLGSKAGGEIVASDGY; from the coding sequence GTGCCTTACCCCTCCCGCAGGTCTCGCCGCCGGGCGTTCACGCTCATCGAACTTCTGGTGGTGATTGCGATCATCGCCGTGCTGATCGCTCTGCTGCTGCCCGCCGTCCAGGCGGCGCGCGCGGCCGCCAGACGACTCCAGTGCGTGAACAACCTCAAGCAGATCGGCCTGGGCCTGCACAATTATCATTCCGCAAACGACGCCTTCCCGATGGGGGCGGGGCTTCCTGGAGGCCCGGACCGAAACGTCCTGAACGGGCCCAGCGTGCTCGTCTATCTGCTCGCCAATGTGGAGCAGCAGGCGCTCTCCAACGCATTCAACTTCAGCATCGGGGCGGTCTATGGCTCGACCCCGGACCTCTTCAGGATCAACTTGACGGTCATTAACACGTCGGTGACCCTTTATCTTTGTCCGTCGGACTCGCCGGTGACGATCGCGACGGGCAAGCCCACCAACTACGCCGCCAGTCTGGGCCCGCAGTTCCGCCACGACGGCGATCCCGGCGGCGGCGTGGGAGTGGGGATGTTCGCCGTTTTGAGGGCTTACGGCATGAACAGCGTGACCGATGGGACGAGCAACACGGTCGCGTTCAGCGAGATCCTCACCGGCGACTTCGACGTCCCCAGGGTCAACGGCGCCGAACGTTATCCCAAGCTCGCCTGGCCTTCTGGGACCTCCGTCCAGGATGGCTTCGCGGTGGGGACCGGGAACGAGCAAACGGTGCCCGGCGAGCCGGGCCAGGGCTATCTCGCCCAGTACGTCCGCCTGTGCATCGCCGCGGTGAAAGCCGGAGACATTGTCGTCAATGACACCGCCGGGTTGTACTGGGCCTCGGGGCGGACGGTTTCGGGCCCGCTCAACACGATGTTGTCGACCCCGAATTCCACGGTGCCTGATTGCGGCTCGCTTACCGGCGCCAATGGGATGTTCGCGATGCGAAGCCACCATACCGGCGGCGTCAACACCCTGCTCGCCGACGGCAGTGTGCGGTTCATCAAGGACTCCGTCAACCCGATGACGTGGTGGTCCCTGGGGAGCAAGGCCGGCGGCGAGATCGTCGCCTCCGATGGGTACTGA